A single genomic interval of Zobellia nedashkovskayae harbors:
- the guaB gene encoding IMP dehydrogenase produces the protein MEAHLNKIVGEGLTYDDVLLVPAFSEVLPREVNIQTKFTRNITINVPVVSAAMDTVTESRMAIAIAQEGGIGVLHKNMSIAQQAVKVRKVKRAESGMIIDPVTLPLNSFVRDAKANMKEFSIGGIPIVDGEGKLLGIVTNRDLRFEKNNDRPISEVMTTKNLVTVSEGTSLAQAEDILQENKIEKLPVVDKNYKLVGLITFRDITKLTQKPMANKDTYGRLRVAAAIGVTPDAVDRAEALVNAGVDAVVIDTAHGHTKGVVTVLKAVKKKFPDLEVIVGNIATGEAAKYLVEAGADAVKVGIGPGSICTTRIVAGVGFPQFSAVLEVAAAIKGSGVPVIADGGIRYTGDIPKAIAAGADTVMLGSLLAGTKESPGETIIYEGRKFKSYRGMGSVEAMKEGSKDRYFQDVEDDIKKLVPEGIVGRVPYKGELYESIHQFVGGLRAGMGYCGAKDINALKENGRFVKITASGINESHPHDVTITKESPNYSR, from the coding sequence ATGGAAGCTCACCTGAATAAAATTGTTGGAGAAGGTCTCACTTATGACGACGTACTTCTAGTCCCTGCCTTTTCTGAAGTACTCCCCAGAGAAGTTAATATTCAAACCAAATTTACGCGTAACATTACTATAAACGTACCAGTTGTTTCAGCTGCTATGGATACGGTTACCGAGTCGCGAATGGCTATTGCCATTGCGCAAGAAGGAGGTATTGGTGTGCTTCATAAAAATATGAGCATTGCTCAGCAAGCAGTAAAGGTGCGTAAAGTAAAACGTGCGGAAAGTGGTATGATCATAGATCCTGTTACTTTACCATTAAATTCTTTTGTTCGTGATGCAAAAGCGAATATGAAAGAATTTAGTATTGGAGGAATTCCGATAGTAGATGGCGAGGGTAAATTATTAGGTATCGTTACTAATAGAGACCTTCGTTTTGAAAAAAATAATGACCGTCCAATTTCTGAAGTGATGACCACTAAAAATTTGGTAACGGTTAGTGAGGGTACTTCATTGGCCCAAGCCGAAGACATTCTTCAAGAAAATAAAATTGAAAAGCTTCCAGTAGTAGATAAGAACTATAAATTGGTAGGGCTTATTACTTTTAGAGATATTACAAAATTGACCCAAAAGCCTATGGCTAACAAGGATACCTATGGTAGGTTACGTGTTGCTGCGGCCATTGGTGTTACACCAGATGCAGTAGATAGGGCAGAGGCTCTAGTAAATGCAGGTGTTGATGCTGTTGTTATTGATACGGCACATGGGCATACTAAAGGTGTGGTTACTGTTTTAAAGGCAGTTAAAAAGAAGTTTCCAGATTTAGAAGTTATTGTAGGCAACATTGCAACTGGTGAAGCAGCTAAATATTTAGTAGAAGCTGGCGCAGATGCCGTAAAAGTTGGTATTGGTCCAGGTTCTATTTGTACTACCCGTATTGTAGCAGGAGTTGGTTTTCCACAGTTTTCTGCAGTATTAGAAGTAGCTGCGGCTATTAAAGGTTCTGGTGTTCCGGTAATTGCCGATGGCGGAATCCGCTATACAGGTGATATTCCAAAAGCTATTGCTGCTGGTGCTGATACGGTTATGCTTGGTTCCCTTCTTGCAGGAACCAAAGAATCTCCAGGAGAAACTATAATCTATGAAGGCCGTAAATTTAAGTCATACAGAGGTATGGGTTCTGTTGAGGCTATGAAAGAGGGTAGTAAAGACCGGTATTTTCAAGATGTTGAAGACGATATTAAGAAATTAGTTCCAGAAGGCATTGTAGGTCGTGTGCCCTATAAAGGAGAATTGTACGAGAGTATTCATCAGTTCGTTGGTGGTCTACGTGCTGGTATGGGTTACTGTGGTGCTAAAGATATCAATGCACTGAAAGAGAATGGCCGTTTTGTTAAAATTACTGCAAGTGGTATTAACGAAAGTCATCCTCACGATGTAACCATTACAAAAGAATCACCCAATTACAGTAGATAG
- a CDS encoding TonB-dependent receptor domain-containing protein: MKLREFSIILIVFLTSFSGFSQITISGNVTDEKGKPVQDAEVYLKEVQLLKTTDANGDFEFSNIAGGKYTVVVFAFEYDVYEKELTFDTTFNLNVQLQPIKSQQLSEVVLTERREKVFALKQLKKVEGTAIYAGKKTEVVLMEGLTGNLAANNARQIYSQVVGLNIYDNGDAGLQLNIGGRGLDPNRTANFNTRQNGYDISADVLGYPESYYTPPAEALEEIQVVRGAASLQYGSQFGGLINFKFKKPNPNKEIELISRQTVGSYDLFTSFNSLSGTVGKFSYYTYLSYKDGNGFRPNSNFNSKNYFTHLGYEISDKTKVSLETTFLHYLAKQPGGLTDAQFYEDPTFSNRDRNWFEVDWRLYSFRLDHAFSAKTDFSLNVFGLNASRRALGFRTNRVSQEDIISEPRELLIDNFSNWGAEARVLTRYNLAGTESALLLGSKIYKTNNDQRQGPGSAAADADFNFADASFPNYERQSQFNFPNFNVALFGENIFNLSDKLALTPGFRLEHIKTESIGSYQEITLDLADNPLLNREIEDNRVFDRTFVLLGLGATYKLSPSVELYGNFSQNYRSVTFSDIRVVNPSFQVDPNISDEDGFTADFGARGRFKDILSYDVSIYGLYYDNRLGEILKEETQVNAAGEEVSTGRLLRARGNIGTAFIYGLESFANWSIKETFFPQSEKVKLNYFANLAITKSEYLSSERNNVEGNEVEFIPKVNLKTGLNFGYDNLLGSLQYTYFADQFTDATNAPQDVNDNQRGIEGVIPAYDILDFSLSYTYKKWKLEAGINNLLDNSYFTRRATGYPGPGIIPSEPRTFYTTLQFKL; encoded by the coding sequence ATGAAATTAAGGGAATTTAGTATCATACTCATAGTATTCTTAACCTCGTTTTCTGGCTTTTCTCAGATTACGATTTCCGGTAACGTAACCGATGAAAAGGGGAAACCTGTTCAAGATGCAGAGGTGTATTTAAAAGAGGTACAACTTCTAAAAACCACGGATGCCAATGGTGATTTTGAGTTCTCCAATATTGCTGGAGGTAAATATACTGTAGTAGTTTTCGCTTTTGAATATGATGTATATGAAAAGGAGTTAACGTTTGATACTACTTTTAATCTTAATGTTCAACTCCAGCCTATAAAATCACAACAACTTTCTGAAGTAGTTTTAACCGAAAGACGTGAAAAAGTATTCGCATTAAAGCAATTAAAAAAGGTAGAAGGCACAGCTATTTATGCAGGTAAAAAAACAGAGGTAGTACTCATGGAGGGCCTTACTGGAAACCTTGCGGCTAATAATGCCAGACAAATCTATAGTCAGGTTGTTGGGCTAAATATATATGATAATGGCGATGCTGGTTTGCAGCTAAATATAGGCGGTAGGGGTTTGGACCCTAATAGAACAGCTAATTTTAATACGCGCCAGAACGGTTATGATATTAGTGCAGATGTATTGGGTTACCCAGAAAGTTATTACACTCCACCTGCAGAAGCTTTGGAGGAAATTCAAGTGGTGCGCGGGGCAGCTTCTTTGCAATACGGGTCTCAATTTGGTGGTTTAATCAATTTCAAGTTCAAAAAACCAAATCCGAATAAAGAAATTGAGCTTATTTCTCGCCAGACCGTTGGTTCGTATGATCTGTTCACAAGCTTCAATAGTTTAAGTGGTACGGTGGGTAAATTCAGTTATTACACTTATTTAAGTTATAAAGATGGAAATGGATTTCGGCCGAATTCAAATTTTAATAGCAAGAACTATTTCACGCATTTAGGATATGAGATTTCCGATAAAACCAAAGTAAGCTTAGAGACCACTTTCTTGCACTATTTAGCGAAGCAACCAGGTGGTTTAACCGATGCACAATTTTATGAAGACCCAACTTTTAGTAATCGTGATAGAAACTGGTTTGAGGTAGATTGGCGCTTATATTCGTTTCGTTTGGATCATGCTTTCTCTGCAAAAACAGATTTTAGTCTAAACGTTTTTGGTTTGAATGCCTCTCGTAGAGCCTTAGGTTTCCGCACCAATAGGGTTTCTCAAGAAGATATAATATCTGAGCCTAGAGAATTATTGATTGATAATTTTAGTAATTGGGGAGCTGAAGCCAGGGTATTAACGAGATATAATTTGGCAGGAACCGAATCTGCCCTTTTATTAGGCTCTAAAATTTACAAAACGAATAACGACCAAAGGCAAGGACCGGGCTCTGCAGCAGCTGATGCTGATTTTAATTTTGCCGATGCTAGTTTTCCGAATTATGAAAGACAGTCTCAGTTCAATTTCCCGAACTTTAATGTGGCCTTGTTTGGAGAGAATATCTTCAACCTTTCAGATAAATTAGCTTTAACTCCTGGGTTTCGTTTGGAGCATATTAAAACTGAAAGTATAGGTAGTTACCAGGAAATTACTTTAGACTTGGCGGATAATCCATTGCTAAATAGAGAAATAGAAGATAATAGGGTTTTTGATAGAACCTTCGTTTTATTGGGACTTGGTGCTACATATAAGCTATCACCTAGCGTAGAATTGTACGGGAATTTTTCGCAAAACTACCGTTCCGTAACTTTTAGCGATATCCGAGTGGTGAATCCTTCTTTTCAAGTAGATCCAAATATTTCAGATGAAGATGGCTTTACGGCAGATTTTGGGGCTAGAGGAAGATTCAAAGATATTCTATCCTATGACGTAAGTATATATGGGCTTTATTATGATAATAGGCTAGGAGAAATATTAAAAGAAGAAACGCAGGTTAATGCGGCTGGTGAAGAAGTTTCAACGGGGAGATTATTAAGAGCAAGAGGGAATATCGGAACCGCTTTTATATACGGTCTGGAAAGCTTTGCAAATTGGAGTATAAAGGAAACTTTCTTTCCGCAATCGGAAAAAGTGAAATTGAATTACTTTGCTAATTTGGCAATCACTAAATCAGAATATCTTTCTTCTGAACGTAACAATGTAGAAGGCAACGAAGTAGAGTTCATTCCAAAAGTCAATCTTAAGACAGGATTAAATTTTGGTTATGATAACCTTTTGGGAAGCCTCCAATATACTTATTTTGCTGATCAGTTTACAGATGCTACCAATGCACCTCAAGATGTAAATGATAACCAAAGAGGAATAGAAGGTGTGATTCCTGCATATGATATTTTGGATTTCTCGCTCTCTTACACGTATAAAAAATGGAAGCTAGAAGCAGGAATTAATAACCTTTTAGATAATTCATATTTTACTAGAAGAGCCACGGGCTACCCAGGACCAGGTATTATTCCGTCTGAACCTAGAACATTTTATACAACACTCCAATTTAAGTTGTAA